A window of Syngnathoides biaculeatus isolate LvHL_M chromosome 9, ASM1980259v1, whole genome shotgun sequence contains these coding sequences:
- the hemgn gene encoding proline-rich protein 36 isoform X4, which yields MLSLRSGVSASGGIRRRLRDRELLKRRRAEAEEKETYQWVLGVCKGCGFQTTCSMKTLSPLKIITPLLKLEMGLESFSKRQKAEQRSGTKRRGRPRKADDIPESSFTQECEVVEPKAPVVLVPPESGLVIPALGADSLPALASGSVEPVLTWLPNPALTPVPNVALVSPPDLVTPPIAVPLAPTQDPSTALNLLPPPTAVLSTLAQNLSTVSEQTSTSNSAMPYTADLSTAPDQALSPVSDLVLPPTVVPLAPVQDLSTAPSSTQSAVSDPDFVPPPTTVPPASAQDLSTAAVQSSPPDLVSVSTPEVSPVSGPSEALLTEAVGTPYSAPQQVETLSTKTQDRENLDLVLVEDLGADETEKGVPATQARTADADMSKNLSKKEPEQNERCTIPLLPVAPQDYLPGN from the exons ATGTTAAGTCTTCGCAGCGGCGTCTCAGCGTCAG GCGGGATCCGTCGCCGATTGAGGGACAGGGAACTTCTCAAGCGGAGAAGAGCGGAAgccgaggagaaggagacttaccAGTGGGTTTTGGG AGTCTGCAAAGGGTGTGGTTTCCAAACAACATGCAGCATGAAAACATTATCACCACTTAAGATTATCACTCCTCTGCTGAAATTGGAAATGGG ATTGGAGAGCTTCAGTAAAAGACAGAAAGCTGAACAGAGGAGTGGGACAAAGAGGAGGGGGAGACCCAGGAAGGCGGATGACATACCAGAAAGTTCTTTCACCCAGGAATGTGAGGTCGTGGAGCCTAAAGCTCCCGTTGTTTTGGTTCCTCCAGAATCAGGTTTGGTGATACCAGCATTGGGTGCAGACTCGCTACCCGCTCTGGCCAGTGGATCTGTGGAACCAGTCTTGACATGGTTGCCAAACCCTGCCCTCACTCCAGTTCCTAACGTAGCACTGGTTTCACCTCCAGATCTTGTTACACCACCCATTGCAGTTCCTCTAGCGCCAACCCAAGATCCATCCACTGCTCTAAATCTTTTGCCCCCACCCACTGCAGTTCTTTCAACTTTGGCCCAAAATCTATCAACCGTTTCAGAACAAACTTCAACTTCAAATTCTGCTATGCCTTACACGGCAGATCTGTCCACCGCTCCAGATCAGGCTTTATCTCCAGTTTCAGATCTAGTTCTGCCTCCCACTGTAGTTCCTCTCGCTCCTGTCCAAGATCTGTCCACAGCCCCATCTTCCACTCAGTCTGCAGTATCAGATCCAGATTTTGTCCCTCCTCCCACCACAGTTCCTCCAGCTTCTGCCCAAGACCTGTCCACAGCCGCAGTTCAATCTTCACCTCCAGATCTTGTTTCAGTTTCAACTCCAGAAGTTTCTCCAGTCTCAGGTCCATCCGAAGCCCTTTTAACAGAAGCAGTCGGAACTCCTTACAGTGCCCCTCAACAAGTGGAGACCCTGTCCACCAAGACGCAAGACAGGGAGAACCTAGATCTAGTCCTAGTTGAAGACTTGGGGGCAGACGAGACGGAAAAGGGTGTACCTGCGACTCAGGCCCGAACAGCTGATGCAG ATATGAGCAAGAACTTGTCCAAAAAAGAGCCGGAACAAAATGAGAGATGCACAATCCCATTATTGCCTGTGGCGCCACAAGACTACCTCCCTGGAAATTGA
- the hemgn gene encoding proline-rich protein 36 isoform X2 translates to MHPGSAMEETSQEEIKYKSQNEEDQGGIRRRLRDRELLKRRRAEAEEKETYQWVLGVCKGCGFQTTCSMKTLSPLKIITPLLKLEMGLESFSKRQKAEQRSGTKRRGRPRKADDIPESSFTQECEVVEPKAPVVLVPPESGLVIPALGADSLPALASGSVEPVLTWLPNPALTPVPNVALVSPPDLVTPPIAVPLAPTQDPSTALNLLPPPTAVLSTLAQNLSTVSEQTSTSNSAMPYTADLSTAPDQALSPVSDLVLPPTVVPLAPVQDLSTAPSSTQSAVSDPDFVPPPTTVPPASAQDLSTAAVQSSPPDLVSVSTPEVSPVSGPSEALLTEAVGTPYSAPQQVETLSTKTQDRENLDLVLVEDLGADETEKGVPATQARTADADMSKNLSKKEPEQNERCTIPLLPVAPQDYLPGN, encoded by the exons atgCAT CCAGGATCTGCCATGGAGGAGACGTCGCAAGAAGAGATTAAATATAAAAGCCAGAATGAAGAAGACCAAG GCGGGATCCGTCGCCGATTGAGGGACAGGGAACTTCTCAAGCGGAGAAGAGCGGAAgccgaggagaaggagacttaccAGTGGGTTTTGGG AGTCTGCAAAGGGTGTGGTTTCCAAACAACATGCAGCATGAAAACATTATCACCACTTAAGATTATCACTCCTCTGCTGAAATTGGAAATGGG ATTGGAGAGCTTCAGTAAAAGACAGAAAGCTGAACAGAGGAGTGGGACAAAGAGGAGGGGGAGACCCAGGAAGGCGGATGACATACCAGAAAGTTCTTTCACCCAGGAATGTGAGGTCGTGGAGCCTAAAGCTCCCGTTGTTTTGGTTCCTCCAGAATCAGGTTTGGTGATACCAGCATTGGGTGCAGACTCGCTACCCGCTCTGGCCAGTGGATCTGTGGAACCAGTCTTGACATGGTTGCCAAACCCTGCCCTCACTCCAGTTCCTAACGTAGCACTGGTTTCACCTCCAGATCTTGTTACACCACCCATTGCAGTTCCTCTAGCGCCAACCCAAGATCCATCCACTGCTCTAAATCTTTTGCCCCCACCCACTGCAGTTCTTTCAACTTTGGCCCAAAATCTATCAACCGTTTCAGAACAAACTTCAACTTCAAATTCTGCTATGCCTTACACGGCAGATCTGTCCACCGCTCCAGATCAGGCTTTATCTCCAGTTTCAGATCTAGTTCTGCCTCCCACTGTAGTTCCTCTCGCTCCTGTCCAAGATCTGTCCACAGCCCCATCTTCCACTCAGTCTGCAGTATCAGATCCAGATTTTGTCCCTCCTCCCACCACAGTTCCTCCAGCTTCTGCCCAAGACCTGTCCACAGCCGCAGTTCAATCTTCACCTCCAGATCTTGTTTCAGTTTCAACTCCAGAAGTTTCTCCAGTCTCAGGTCCATCCGAAGCCCTTTTAACAGAAGCAGTCGGAACTCCTTACAGTGCCCCTCAACAAGTGGAGACCCTGTCCACCAAGACGCAAGACAGGGAGAACCTAGATCTAGTCCTAGTTGAAGACTTGGGGGCAGACGAGACGGAAAAGGGTGTACCTGCGACTCAGGCCCGAACAGCTGATGCAG ATATGAGCAAGAACTTGTCCAAAAAAGAGCCGGAACAAAATGAGAGATGCACAATCCCATTATTGCCTGTGGCGCCACAAGACTACCTCCCTGGAAATTGA
- the anp32b gene encoding acidic leucine-rich nuclear phosphoprotein 32 family member B, whose amino-acid sequence MLMENRIHLELRNKTPSEVRELVLDNCQTAEGNTEGLTDEFVNLVFLSLIDVGLSSISNIPRLEKLKKLELSENKISGGLEVLAQKLPNLTHLNLSGNKLKEISTLEPLKKLKHLKSLDLFNCEVTNMNDYKESVFKLLPQLTYLDGFDCEDKEASDSDIEVDDDDDEEGEGEDEEDEDGEDDDLDEEDDDEDDEEEVEGEEDDEEVSGEDEEEDYGLDGEVDDEEEDEEEDDEDTAAGKGEKRKRDPDDEDEDEDEDEDD is encoded by the exons ATGTTAATGGAAAACAGGATCCACTTGGAGCTAAGAAACAAGACACCGTCTGAA GTACGAGAACTCGTCCTCGACAACTGCCAAACGGCCGAAGGGAATACCGAAGGCCTCACAGATGAGTTTGTCAACTTGGTTTTCCTCAGTTTGATAGATGTCGGCTTATCATCCATCTCCAATATACCCAGACTAGAAAAACTCAAAAAG CTGGAATTGAGCGAGAACAAAATCAGCGGTGGCCTGGAGGTCTTGGCACAGAAACTCCCCAACCTCACACATCTAAATCTGAGCGGCAACAAATTGAAAGAGATCAGCACATTGGAACCGCTG AAAAAGCTGAAACACCTGAAAAGTTTGGACCTGTTCAATTGCGAAGTGACCAACATGAACGACTATAAGGAGAGCGTGTTCAAACTGCTGCCCCAGCTTACCTATCTGGACGGGTTTGACTGCGAGGACAAGGAGGCTTCCGATTCCGATATAGAGGTggacgacgacgatgacgaaG AGGGCGAGGGAGAGGACGAGGAAGACGAGGACGGAGAGGACGATGACCTTGACGAGGAGGATGACGACGAAGACGACGAGGAAGAGGtcgagggagaggaagacgaCGAAGAGGTCAGCGGAGAAGACGAG GAAGAAGATTATGGGCTGGATGGAGAAGTagatgatgaagaggaagatgaggaagaagacgaTGAAG ATACGGCGGCCGGCAAAGGCGAGAAGAGAAAGCGAGACCCAGACGACGAAgatgaggacgaggacgaggacgaggacgactaA
- the hemgn gene encoding proline-rich protein 36 isoform X7, whose product MLSLRSGVSASGGIRRRLRDRELLKRRRAEAEEKETYQLESFSKRQKAEQRSGTKRRGRPRKADDIPESSFTQECEVVEPKAPVVLVPPESGLVIPALGADSLPALASGSVEPVLTWLPNPALTPVPNVALVSPPDLVTPPIAVPLAPTQDPSTALNLLPPPTAVLSTLAQNLSTVSEQTSTSNSAMPYTADLSTAPDQALSPVSDLVLPPTVVPLAPVQDLSTAPSSTQSAVSDPDFVPPPTTVPPASAQDLSTAAVQSSPPDLVSVSTPEVSPVSGPSEALLTEAVGTPYSAPQQVETLSTKTQDRENLDLVLVEDLGADETEKGVPATQARTADADMSKNLSKKEPEQNERCTIPLLPVAPQDYLPGN is encoded by the exons ATGTTAAGTCTTCGCAGCGGCGTCTCAGCGTCAG GCGGGATCCGTCGCCGATTGAGGGACAGGGAACTTCTCAAGCGGAGAAGAGCGGAAgccgaggagaaggagacttaccA ATTGGAGAGCTTCAGTAAAAGACAGAAAGCTGAACAGAGGAGTGGGACAAAGAGGAGGGGGAGACCCAGGAAGGCGGATGACATACCAGAAAGTTCTTTCACCCAGGAATGTGAGGTCGTGGAGCCTAAAGCTCCCGTTGTTTTGGTTCCTCCAGAATCAGGTTTGGTGATACCAGCATTGGGTGCAGACTCGCTACCCGCTCTGGCCAGTGGATCTGTGGAACCAGTCTTGACATGGTTGCCAAACCCTGCCCTCACTCCAGTTCCTAACGTAGCACTGGTTTCACCTCCAGATCTTGTTACACCACCCATTGCAGTTCCTCTAGCGCCAACCCAAGATCCATCCACTGCTCTAAATCTTTTGCCCCCACCCACTGCAGTTCTTTCAACTTTGGCCCAAAATCTATCAACCGTTTCAGAACAAACTTCAACTTCAAATTCTGCTATGCCTTACACGGCAGATCTGTCCACCGCTCCAGATCAGGCTTTATCTCCAGTTTCAGATCTAGTTCTGCCTCCCACTGTAGTTCCTCTCGCTCCTGTCCAAGATCTGTCCACAGCCCCATCTTCCACTCAGTCTGCAGTATCAGATCCAGATTTTGTCCCTCCTCCCACCACAGTTCCTCCAGCTTCTGCCCAAGACCTGTCCACAGCCGCAGTTCAATCTTCACCTCCAGATCTTGTTTCAGTTTCAACTCCAGAAGTTTCTCCAGTCTCAGGTCCATCCGAAGCCCTTTTAACAGAAGCAGTCGGAACTCCTTACAGTGCCCCTCAACAAGTGGAGACCCTGTCCACCAAGACGCAAGACAGGGAGAACCTAGATCTAGTCCTAGTTGAAGACTTGGGGGCAGACGAGACGGAAAAGGGTGTACCTGCGACTCAGGCCCGAACAGCTGATGCAG ATATGAGCAAGAACTTGTCCAAAAAAGAGCCGGAACAAAATGAGAGATGCACAATCCCATTATTGCCTGTGGCGCCACAAGACTACCTCCCTGGAAATTGA
- the hemgn gene encoding proline-rich protein 36 isoform X6: MLSLRSGVSASGSAMEETSQEEIKYKSQNEEDQGGIRRRLRDRELLKRRRAEAEEKETYQLESFSKRQKAEQRSGTKRRGRPRKADDIPESSFTQECEVVEPKAPVVLVPPESGLVIPALGADSLPALASGSVEPVLTWLPNPALTPVPNVALVSPPDLVTPPIAVPLAPTQDPSTALNLLPPPTAVLSTLAQNLSTVSEQTSTSNSAMPYTADLSTAPDQALSPVSDLVLPPTVVPLAPVQDLSTAPSSTQSAVSDPDFVPPPTTVPPASAQDLSTAAVQSSPPDLVSVSTPEVSPVSGPSEALLTEAVGTPYSAPQQVETLSTKTQDRENLDLVLVEDLGADETEKGVPATQARTADADMSKNLSKKEPEQNERCTIPLLPVAPQDYLPGN; encoded by the exons ATGTTAAGTCTTCGCAGCGGCGTCTCAGCGTCAG GATCTGCCATGGAGGAGACGTCGCAAGAAGAGATTAAATATAAAAGCCAGAATGAAGAAGACCAAG GCGGGATCCGTCGCCGATTGAGGGACAGGGAACTTCTCAAGCGGAGAAGAGCGGAAgccgaggagaaggagacttaccA ATTGGAGAGCTTCAGTAAAAGACAGAAAGCTGAACAGAGGAGTGGGACAAAGAGGAGGGGGAGACCCAGGAAGGCGGATGACATACCAGAAAGTTCTTTCACCCAGGAATGTGAGGTCGTGGAGCCTAAAGCTCCCGTTGTTTTGGTTCCTCCAGAATCAGGTTTGGTGATACCAGCATTGGGTGCAGACTCGCTACCCGCTCTGGCCAGTGGATCTGTGGAACCAGTCTTGACATGGTTGCCAAACCCTGCCCTCACTCCAGTTCCTAACGTAGCACTGGTTTCACCTCCAGATCTTGTTACACCACCCATTGCAGTTCCTCTAGCGCCAACCCAAGATCCATCCACTGCTCTAAATCTTTTGCCCCCACCCACTGCAGTTCTTTCAACTTTGGCCCAAAATCTATCAACCGTTTCAGAACAAACTTCAACTTCAAATTCTGCTATGCCTTACACGGCAGATCTGTCCACCGCTCCAGATCAGGCTTTATCTCCAGTTTCAGATCTAGTTCTGCCTCCCACTGTAGTTCCTCTCGCTCCTGTCCAAGATCTGTCCACAGCCCCATCTTCCACTCAGTCTGCAGTATCAGATCCAGATTTTGTCCCTCCTCCCACCACAGTTCCTCCAGCTTCTGCCCAAGACCTGTCCACAGCCGCAGTTCAATCTTCACCTCCAGATCTTGTTTCAGTTTCAACTCCAGAAGTTTCTCCAGTCTCAGGTCCATCCGAAGCCCTTTTAACAGAAGCAGTCGGAACTCCTTACAGTGCCCCTCAACAAGTGGAGACCCTGTCCACCAAGACGCAAGACAGGGAGAACCTAGATCTAGTCCTAGTTGAAGACTTGGGGGCAGACGAGACGGAAAAGGGTGTACCTGCGACTCAGGCCCGAACAGCTGATGCAG ATATGAGCAAGAACTTGTCCAAAAAAGAGCCGGAACAAAATGAGAGATGCACAATCCCATTATTGCCTGTGGCGCCACAAGACTACCTCCCTGGAAATTGA
- the hemgn gene encoding proline-rich protein 36 isoform X3 yields MEETSQEEIKYKSQNEEDQGGIRRRLRDRELLKRRRAEAEEKETYQWVLGVCKGCGFQTTCSMKTLSPLKIITPLLKLEMGLESFSKRQKAEQRSGTKRRGRPRKADDIPESSFTQECEVVEPKAPVVLVPPESGLVIPALGADSLPALASGSVEPVLTWLPNPALTPVPNVALVSPPDLVTPPIAVPLAPTQDPSTALNLLPPPTAVLSTLAQNLSTVSEQTSTSNSAMPYTADLSTAPDQALSPVSDLVLPPTVVPLAPVQDLSTAPSSTQSAVSDPDFVPPPTTVPPASAQDLSTAAVQSSPPDLVSVSTPEVSPVSGPSEALLTEAVGTPYSAPQQVETLSTKTQDRENLDLVLVEDLGADETEKGVPATQARTADADMSKNLSKKEPEQNERCTIPLLPVAPQDYLPGN; encoded by the exons ATGGAGGAGACGTCGCAAGAAGAGATTAAATATAAAAGCCAGAATGAAGAAGACCAAG GCGGGATCCGTCGCCGATTGAGGGACAGGGAACTTCTCAAGCGGAGAAGAGCGGAAgccgaggagaaggagacttaccAGTGGGTTTTGGG AGTCTGCAAAGGGTGTGGTTTCCAAACAACATGCAGCATGAAAACATTATCACCACTTAAGATTATCACTCCTCTGCTGAAATTGGAAATGGG ATTGGAGAGCTTCAGTAAAAGACAGAAAGCTGAACAGAGGAGTGGGACAAAGAGGAGGGGGAGACCCAGGAAGGCGGATGACATACCAGAAAGTTCTTTCACCCAGGAATGTGAGGTCGTGGAGCCTAAAGCTCCCGTTGTTTTGGTTCCTCCAGAATCAGGTTTGGTGATACCAGCATTGGGTGCAGACTCGCTACCCGCTCTGGCCAGTGGATCTGTGGAACCAGTCTTGACATGGTTGCCAAACCCTGCCCTCACTCCAGTTCCTAACGTAGCACTGGTTTCACCTCCAGATCTTGTTACACCACCCATTGCAGTTCCTCTAGCGCCAACCCAAGATCCATCCACTGCTCTAAATCTTTTGCCCCCACCCACTGCAGTTCTTTCAACTTTGGCCCAAAATCTATCAACCGTTTCAGAACAAACTTCAACTTCAAATTCTGCTATGCCTTACACGGCAGATCTGTCCACCGCTCCAGATCAGGCTTTATCTCCAGTTTCAGATCTAGTTCTGCCTCCCACTGTAGTTCCTCTCGCTCCTGTCCAAGATCTGTCCACAGCCCCATCTTCCACTCAGTCTGCAGTATCAGATCCAGATTTTGTCCCTCCTCCCACCACAGTTCCTCCAGCTTCTGCCCAAGACCTGTCCACAGCCGCAGTTCAATCTTCACCTCCAGATCTTGTTTCAGTTTCAACTCCAGAAGTTTCTCCAGTCTCAGGTCCATCCGAAGCCCTTTTAACAGAAGCAGTCGGAACTCCTTACAGTGCCCCTCAACAAGTGGAGACCCTGTCCACCAAGACGCAAGACAGGGAGAACCTAGATCTAGTCCTAGTTGAAGACTTGGGGGCAGACGAGACGGAAAAGGGTGTACCTGCGACTCAGGCCCGAACAGCTGATGCAG ATATGAGCAAGAACTTGTCCAAAAAAGAGCCGGAACAAAATGAGAGATGCACAATCCCATTATTGCCTGTGGCGCCACAAGACTACCTCCCTGGAAATTGA
- the hemgn gene encoding proline-rich protein 36 isoform X1: MLSLRSGVSASGSAMEETSQEEIKYKSQNEEDQGGIRRRLRDRELLKRRRAEAEEKETYQWVLGVCKGCGFQTTCSMKTLSPLKIITPLLKLEMGLESFSKRQKAEQRSGTKRRGRPRKADDIPESSFTQECEVVEPKAPVVLVPPESGLVIPALGADSLPALASGSVEPVLTWLPNPALTPVPNVALVSPPDLVTPPIAVPLAPTQDPSTALNLLPPPTAVLSTLAQNLSTVSEQTSTSNSAMPYTADLSTAPDQALSPVSDLVLPPTVVPLAPVQDLSTAPSSTQSAVSDPDFVPPPTTVPPASAQDLSTAAVQSSPPDLVSVSTPEVSPVSGPSEALLTEAVGTPYSAPQQVETLSTKTQDRENLDLVLVEDLGADETEKGVPATQARTADADMSKNLSKKEPEQNERCTIPLLPVAPQDYLPGN, translated from the exons ATGTTAAGTCTTCGCAGCGGCGTCTCAGCGTCAG GATCTGCCATGGAGGAGACGTCGCAAGAAGAGATTAAATATAAAAGCCAGAATGAAGAAGACCAAG GCGGGATCCGTCGCCGATTGAGGGACAGGGAACTTCTCAAGCGGAGAAGAGCGGAAgccgaggagaaggagacttaccAGTGGGTTTTGGG AGTCTGCAAAGGGTGTGGTTTCCAAACAACATGCAGCATGAAAACATTATCACCACTTAAGATTATCACTCCTCTGCTGAAATTGGAAATGGG ATTGGAGAGCTTCAGTAAAAGACAGAAAGCTGAACAGAGGAGTGGGACAAAGAGGAGGGGGAGACCCAGGAAGGCGGATGACATACCAGAAAGTTCTTTCACCCAGGAATGTGAGGTCGTGGAGCCTAAAGCTCCCGTTGTTTTGGTTCCTCCAGAATCAGGTTTGGTGATACCAGCATTGGGTGCAGACTCGCTACCCGCTCTGGCCAGTGGATCTGTGGAACCAGTCTTGACATGGTTGCCAAACCCTGCCCTCACTCCAGTTCCTAACGTAGCACTGGTTTCACCTCCAGATCTTGTTACACCACCCATTGCAGTTCCTCTAGCGCCAACCCAAGATCCATCCACTGCTCTAAATCTTTTGCCCCCACCCACTGCAGTTCTTTCAACTTTGGCCCAAAATCTATCAACCGTTTCAGAACAAACTTCAACTTCAAATTCTGCTATGCCTTACACGGCAGATCTGTCCACCGCTCCAGATCAGGCTTTATCTCCAGTTTCAGATCTAGTTCTGCCTCCCACTGTAGTTCCTCTCGCTCCTGTCCAAGATCTGTCCACAGCCCCATCTTCCACTCAGTCTGCAGTATCAGATCCAGATTTTGTCCCTCCTCCCACCACAGTTCCTCCAGCTTCTGCCCAAGACCTGTCCACAGCCGCAGTTCAATCTTCACCTCCAGATCTTGTTTCAGTTTCAACTCCAGAAGTTTCTCCAGTCTCAGGTCCATCCGAAGCCCTTTTAACAGAAGCAGTCGGAACTCCTTACAGTGCCCCTCAACAAGTGGAGACCCTGTCCACCAAGACGCAAGACAGGGAGAACCTAGATCTAGTCCTAGTTGAAGACTTGGGGGCAGACGAGACGGAAAAGGGTGTACCTGCGACTCAGGCCCGAACAGCTGATGCAG ATATGAGCAAGAACTTGTCCAAAAAAGAGCCGGAACAAAATGAGAGATGCACAATCCCATTATTGCCTGTGGCGCCACAAGACTACCTCCCTGGAAATTGA
- the hemgn gene encoding proline-rich protein 36 isoform X5 encodes MLSLRSGVSASGSAMEETSQEEIKYKSQNEEDQGGIRRRLRDRELLKRRRAEAEEKETYQWVLGLESFSKRQKAEQRSGTKRRGRPRKADDIPESSFTQECEVVEPKAPVVLVPPESGLVIPALGADSLPALASGSVEPVLTWLPNPALTPVPNVALVSPPDLVTPPIAVPLAPTQDPSTALNLLPPPTAVLSTLAQNLSTVSEQTSTSNSAMPYTADLSTAPDQALSPVSDLVLPPTVVPLAPVQDLSTAPSSTQSAVSDPDFVPPPTTVPPASAQDLSTAAVQSSPPDLVSVSTPEVSPVSGPSEALLTEAVGTPYSAPQQVETLSTKTQDRENLDLVLVEDLGADETEKGVPATQARTADADMSKNLSKKEPEQNERCTIPLLPVAPQDYLPGN; translated from the exons ATGTTAAGTCTTCGCAGCGGCGTCTCAGCGTCAG GATCTGCCATGGAGGAGACGTCGCAAGAAGAGATTAAATATAAAAGCCAGAATGAAGAAGACCAAG GCGGGATCCGTCGCCGATTGAGGGACAGGGAACTTCTCAAGCGGAGAAGAGCGGAAgccgaggagaaggagacttaccAGTGGGTTTTGGG ATTGGAGAGCTTCAGTAAAAGACAGAAAGCTGAACAGAGGAGTGGGACAAAGAGGAGGGGGAGACCCAGGAAGGCGGATGACATACCAGAAAGTTCTTTCACCCAGGAATGTGAGGTCGTGGAGCCTAAAGCTCCCGTTGTTTTGGTTCCTCCAGAATCAGGTTTGGTGATACCAGCATTGGGTGCAGACTCGCTACCCGCTCTGGCCAGTGGATCTGTGGAACCAGTCTTGACATGGTTGCCAAACCCTGCCCTCACTCCAGTTCCTAACGTAGCACTGGTTTCACCTCCAGATCTTGTTACACCACCCATTGCAGTTCCTCTAGCGCCAACCCAAGATCCATCCACTGCTCTAAATCTTTTGCCCCCACCCACTGCAGTTCTTTCAACTTTGGCCCAAAATCTATCAACCGTTTCAGAACAAACTTCAACTTCAAATTCTGCTATGCCTTACACGGCAGATCTGTCCACCGCTCCAGATCAGGCTTTATCTCCAGTTTCAGATCTAGTTCTGCCTCCCACTGTAGTTCCTCTCGCTCCTGTCCAAGATCTGTCCACAGCCCCATCTTCCACTCAGTCTGCAGTATCAGATCCAGATTTTGTCCCTCCTCCCACCACAGTTCCTCCAGCTTCTGCCCAAGACCTGTCCACAGCCGCAGTTCAATCTTCACCTCCAGATCTTGTTTCAGTTTCAACTCCAGAAGTTTCTCCAGTCTCAGGTCCATCCGAAGCCCTTTTAACAGAAGCAGTCGGAACTCCTTACAGTGCCCCTCAACAAGTGGAGACCCTGTCCACCAAGACGCAAGACAGGGAGAACCTAGATCTAGTCCTAGTTGAAGACTTGGGGGCAGACGAGACGGAAAAGGGTGTACCTGCGACTCAGGCCCGAACAGCTGATGCAG ATATGAGCAAGAACTTGTCCAAAAAAGAGCCGGAACAAAATGAGAGATGCACAATCCCATTATTGCCTGTGGCGCCACAAGACTACCTCCCTGGAAATTGA